The DNA window GCTCGGAGAGATAGAGCACCGCCGAATCGATCCGCGCGCCCGCGGGGATGTCGCTGATGTCGAAATAGAGCAGTGCCTGCCGGAAGCCCGCGTGCGAGTTGCCGGTGTAGATGAGGGAGATGTTGCCGGTGTTGTAGGTGGGGGTGGCTTGCCAGAGCGTGGCATCGGCCACGTAGCCGGATTCGCCGCGCCGGTACGCCTTGCAGCCGCTGAAGGCCTGCTCCGCGACGCCGGTCACCTCGGCGTCCACGGCGTCGAGGTCGTCGGTGTCCTCAGGGGTCTCGGCAGCGCAGGCCGAAAGCATCGCGGCGGCGATGGCCAGGGCGCCACGGGACACGAACGAGGAGAGGACAGAATGGGTCATGGTGCTGGCTCCGGGTCGAATTGACGTTTTCACGTGAAGGACCAACTTTCCTCATAACCTCATTCGAGGCCAGAATGGAATGACCATTCGACATCCCGATCATCGAAATGCGCGCATCGTGAATGGTCCGCCATCGTCCACCATCATCCGCCATGGTAGCCGTCGGTGACGGGACGCCTTCGGCACCAGGACGTCTTCGTTGCTTGCCGAAACGTCGTCGCCACCGGCGTCGCCTCACAACGTCGTCGCCACCGGCGTCGCTTCACAACGTCGTCGCCACCGGCGTCGCTTCACAACGTCGTCGCCACCGGCGTCGCTTCACAACGTCGTCGCCACCGGCGTCGCTTCACCAGGACGTCTTCGCTCCTGAGATGCCTTCGTCACGGTCCGGAGACGCCTTCGTTGCGGGGACGCCATCGCTGCCGGGTCGCCTTGGTCCTGGGCGGGCATCGACGTGCGGGTGCGGGGATGGGCATGCGCGCAGGTGCGTGCGCTGGCGCTGTGGAGAGCCCGCGTGACGCGACCACGAAGCGCCCGTGGCGCGATGGCCAGCGCGAGGAAATCACGCAGCGTTCGTCGCG is part of the Chondromyces crocatus genome and encodes:
- a CDS encoding DNRLRE domain-containing protein; the encoded protein is MTHSVLSSFVSRGALAIAAAMLSACAAETPEDTDDLDAVDAEVTGVAEQAFSGCKAYRRGESGYVADATLWQATPTYNTGNISLIYTGNSHAGFRQALLYFDISDIPAGARIDSAVLYLSELYKASGTMIDLHAITEPWAENTVTWNNFNQAFDPTPVTTFFAWGGGTAQIRLEGLVKSWIDGEIENQGLLLQEPTMMASSFRSSEYDDVLRRPRLKVCYTTNP